The following proteins come from a genomic window of Caloenas nicobarica isolate bCalNic1 chromosome 6, bCalNic1.hap1, whole genome shotgun sequence:
- the B3GALT1 gene encoding beta-1,3-galactosyltransferase 1 has product MASKVSCLYVLTVVCWASALWYLSITRPTSSYTGHRQLSSISIARKNVSFGNIRTRPINPHSFDFLINEPNKCEKSVPFLVILISTTHKEFDARQAIRETWGDENNFKGIKIATLFLLGKNADPVLNQMVEQESQIFHDIIVEDFIDSYHNLTLKTLMGMRWVATFCSKAKYVMKTDSDIFVNMDNLIYKLLKPNTKPRRRYFTGYVINGGPIRDVRSKWYMPRDLYPDSNYPPFCSGTGYIFSADVAELIYKTSLHTRLLHLEDVYVGLCLRKLGIHPFQNSGFNHWKMAYSLCRYRRVITVHQITPEEMHRIWNDMSSKKHLRC; this is encoded by the coding sequence ATGGCTTCAAAGGTCTCATGCTTATACGTTTTGACAGTAGTTTGTTGGGCAAGTGCTCTTTGGTACTTAAGTATAACTCGTCCTACTTCTTCTTACACTGGCCACAGACAGCTCAGTAGCATTTCCATAGCCAGAAAAAATGTCTCCTTTGGCAACATAAGAACTCGACCTATAAATCCACATTCCTTTGACTTTCTTATCAATGAACCCAACAAGTGTGAGAAGAGTGTCCCTTTCTTGGTCATTCTTATCAGCACAACTCACAAAGAGTTTGATGCAAGGCAAGCCATTCGAGAAACGTGGGGAGACGAAAACAATTTTAAAGGTATTAAAATCGCCACGCTGtttcttctgggaaaaaatGCAGATCCTGTGTTAAATCAAATGGTAGAGCAAGAAAGCCAAATTTTTCACGACATCATTGTGGAGGATTTTATCGACTCTTATCATAACCTCACTCTGAAAACGTTGATGGGGATGAGATGGGTAGCAACGTTTTGTTCAAAAGCAAAGTATGTTATGAAGACAGACAGtgatatttttgtaaatatggATAATCTTATTTATAAGCTGCTCAAACCCAACACCAAGCCAAGGAGAAGGTACTTCACTGGTTATGTTATAAATGGAGGACCCATTCGAGATGTTCGCAGTAAGTGGTACATGCCAAGAGATTTGTATCCCGACAGCAATTACCCGCCCTTCTGTTCAGGCACCGGTTACATTTTTTCAGCTGACGTAGCAGAACTGATTTACAAAACCTCCCTTCATACCAGACTTCTTCATCTTGAAGACGTGTACGTTGGACTCTGTCTTCGGAAGCTGGGCATTCACCCCTTCCAAAACAGCGGCTTCAACCACTGGAAAATGGCCTACAGCTTGTGCAGGTACCGCAGGGTGATCACAGTGCACCAGATAACACCAGAAGAAATGCACAGAATTTGGAACGACATGTCCAGCAAGAAACACCTTAGATGTTAA